CTTACCTTAACTCTGGTGGGCAGTTTAGTGCTCACACTGCTTTGTATAGTCCTAAAGGCGAGAATGGCTTACCTAGGCCAATGTTTGACCCGCAGACTGGAGTTATAGATCATGAGGTTACAAAAGTGTGGGAGAAATACGATTTTAAGAAATATGCTGCAAAAAACTGGGCAACACTTGGCCCAAAACTTCAAGGCAAAATATACGTATGGATGGGGGATATGGATAATTTCTATCTCAATACTGGGACGAGAGGTTTCGAGGCTTTTTTGAAAGAAACCACCAACCCAAAGTCGGATGCCGTGATTGAATACACACCAATGAAAGGTCATTGTGCCAACTATGATAACAAGAAGGTTTTGTTGCAGATGAAGGAGCGGTTGAGTGAGGTGGAGTAGTTTTTTTACGCAGTGATAGGAACACGGATAGGACTGATCAGACAGATTTTTCGGATTGTAATTTCGGACCAGAGTCAGACATGGTCTCTCTGGGAAAACTCCATTTTCTGTTGTGTTTGAAGCTGTCAATTAATTGATATTGTTTGTTATCCTTTAATTTTTAAGGGAGACTTGCCTACTAACTGTTCTTTCGACGATTTCGGCTAAAGCCGATAAGGACTTCGTTCATTTTAGATTATCCACGGCTTGAAAGCCGTGGGAAGTTTTCGAGTTCTTGAATTTCTTCTATTTTTAAGAAGGAAGTGCTAGCAAACAGTACGAGTAAAACGAGAGCATAAGAATTTAATTACCACGAGGCTTTAGCCCGTGGATAAGGGAAAGAGTTGAACCGATAGGGCTTTAGCCCAAAAGAAAGGAGTAACTAGTATTGTCTTTTAGCGTTTGTCTGTGTCCCAGCAGAAGAGTTCAAATGTCATTCAAAGTCTTGAAGTTTTAGCAAAACAAATGTTGAGCCGCAGTAAATTGTTTCTATGCAAACCCCGCAGCAGGGATAGAGGCGGTACCCCACATCCGTCAGATGACGGAGAGGAGTAAAGCCAAAAGCCCGATCGCCACAGAGCTTTAGCGAAGTGGGGAGCTGCCCAAAATATTCACTCAAGCTTCAGAAAATTAGAATTCCTTAGCCCTTCTCCCTATTTTTGTGCGATCATTTCAAAAAGAGCGAATAAAGAGCATAAATGGAGATTTCGAAGACATATAATCCGAGAGAAGTAGAAGACAAATGGTATAGCTACTGGACAGACAATGGTTTTTTTAAAGCCACGCCAAATCCAGATAAGGAGCCGTACAGTATTGTGATTCCGCCACCAAATGTCACAGGTGTGTTGCACATGGGTCATATGCTTAATAATACGATTCAGGATGTGCTCATTCGCAAAGCTCGTATGGAGGGCAAAGAAGCTTGCTGGGTGCCTGGTACGGATCATGCCTCTATAGCTACGGAAGCCAAAGTGGTTGCGATGCTCAAGGAAAAGGGTATCAATAAGGCGGATCTTTCTCGTGAGGAATATTTGGAATACTGCTGGGAATGGACAGAGAAATATGGTGGTATAATACTACAGCAATTGCGAAAGCTTGGTGCTTCTTGTGACTGGGACCGCACGCGATTCACAATGGAGGAGAGCTTGTATGATGCTGTAATCGATGTTTTTATAGACCTCTATAACAAAGAAGATATTTACCGAGGATACCGAATGGTGAACTGGGATCCTGAAGCGAAAACGACGGTTTCGGATGAAGAGGTATTGACCAAAGAGCTTCATCAAAAGTTAGTATATATTAAATATGAAGGTGCTGATGGTGATGTGGTTATTGCCACTACTCGCCCAGAGACTATCATGGCAGATGCTGCGATATGCGTAAATCCTGAGGATGATCGTTTCAAGCATTTGGTAGGTAAGAAAGTGAGAATTCCGCTAATAGATCGTGAGATTGAAATCATTGCGGATGAATATGTGGAGATGGAGTTTGGTACGGGTTGCTTGAAGGTAACTCCTGCTCACGATCAAAACGATTTTAGGCTTGGCGAGAAGCACAAGCTAGAAGTTATTGATATTCTAACCGACGATGCGAAGCTTAATGAGAAAGCTAAAATACTAGTTGGTGAGGATAGATTTGTGGCTCGTAAGAAAATAGTAAAGCTGCTAGAAGCATCTGGAAACTTGGTTAAAGTGGAGGATTACACTTCTAACGTAGGTACAAGTGAACGTACAGGTGCTGTAATTGAGCCAAAAATATCTTTGCAGTGGTTCTTGAAAATGGATAGACTTAGTCAGCCGGCATTGAAAAATGTAATGGATGATACAATTCAGCTTTTGCCACCGAAATTCAAAAATACATATCGCCACTGGATGGAGAATGTACACGATTGGTGTATCAGCCGCCAGCTGTGGTGGGGACATAGGATTCCGGCTTTTTACATGGAAGATGGAACTTGTATTGTTGCCAAAACAAAAGTAGAAGCTCTTAAAATTGCTCGTGAGAAATATCAACTATTTGCACTTAGTGAAAAAGACTTGACTCAGGACGAAGATGTATTAGATACATGGTTCAGTTCTTGGTTATGGCCTATTTCGGTATTTGATGGTTTTAAAGACCCTGACAATGCGGATATCAACTATTTCTACCCAACCAATGACTTGGTAACTGCTCCTGAGATCTTGTTTTTCTGGGTGGCTAGAATGATTATTGCTGGGTATGAGTACAAAGGACAATATCCTTTCAAAAATGTATATCTCACAGGAATTGTTCGTGATAAGCAGGGACGTAAAATGTCGAAATCGCTTGGGAATTCGCCTGACCCAATAGAATTAATAGAAAAGTACGGTGCCGATGGCGTGCGTACTGGAATGCTTTTCAGCTCGCCAGCTGGTAATGATTTACCATTTGATGAGAAGCTTTGTGAGCAAGGACGTAACTTTTCTAATAAGATTTGGAACGCCTTTAGGCTTGTAAAAGGTTGGGATGTAGATAATACGGCGGACCAGCCACAAAGTGCTGATGCGGCTATTAAGTGGTTTGAATCCCAACTAAACGCCACAATCGCAGAAGTACACGACCACTACGATAAGTTCAGGATTTCGGATGCATTGTTGAGTACTTATAATTTAATTTGGAACGACTTCTGTTCGCAATATCTCGAGATGGTGAAACCAGCTTATGTGGATGGAGTGAGTTTGCCGATTGATCAAAAGACTTATGATGAAACGATAAAGTTCTTTGAGGAATTGATGACATTGGTTCATCCATTTACACCATTCATTAGTGAGGAGCTTTGGCAGAACCTTAGCGAAAGAGCTGAATTGGCGACCATTTGTAAAGCGGAATTTCCAAAAGGGGGAGATGTTGATAAAGGTGTTTTAGCTGAGTTTGAAATTCTATTTGAGTTGGTTTCTTGGATTAGAAATACGCGTCAGGAAAAGCAAATTTCGCCAAAGGAGGCACTTCCATTGCAAATTAAAACAAGCCAACTAGCGGTGTATGAAAAGATCGGCAGCTTGATTACGAAACTCGGAAATATCAGTGAGTTGAGTTTTATGGACGAACTTGAAAACTCAGGAATCATTATCAAAGGAGATGAGTTTGCTCTTGACCTTGGTGATAACCTTGACGTAGAAGCAGAAAAGGCCAAACTAGAAGCCGATTTGGTTTATACGAAGGGTTTTATGAAATCTGTTCAAGGTAAATTATCAAATGAGCGATTTGTTGCCAATGCCAAGCCAGAGATTGTTGAAAAAGAAAGAGAGAAGTTGGCAGATGCCGAGTCTAAAATAGCAGCCATAGAAATTGCCTTATCTAAACTATGATAGGTGTTTTTGACTCGGGAATCGGTGGATTGAGTCTTTTGAGAGCGATAAAAGATCGCTTGCCAAAAGAAGACTATATCTACTATGCAGATGTCAAACACGTACCATACTCCTACCGAAGCAGCGAAGAGATTCGTGATTTAGTAGAAAATGCTTGCCTATTTTTAAGGGAAAAAGGCTGCGATGTAATTGTGTTGGCATGTAATACTGCTACCAATGTGGCAGTAGAATACCTGCGTGAGAAGTATGACTTTCCGATTGTTGCTATTCAGCCAGCTGTGAAAATTGCAGCTGACTTAGGAGACAATAAAGATCGAATTCTAACTTGTGCCACGCCAGTGACACTGTCCTCGGATCGTTACAATAAACTTGTAAAAAGCTTAAATATATCTGAGCGATTGGATAATCTTCCTTTGCCTAAGTTAGTAGAATTTGCAGAGAAAGGAATATTTGAAGGAGTCGAAGTAGAAGCCTATTTAAAAAAGGAAATAGGAGCTCTAAATACTCCTGAGCATCATTTCATCGTATTGGGATGTACACACTTTACGTTTTATGAAGACTTGATAGAAAGACTTTTTCCAAATCTTGTTGCTATAGATGGTAATGAAGGTACAGCGAAAAGAGTTGAATTCGTCATGGCTGAAAATGGGCTTCTGAATTCGAACGGAACAAGTGCAATTACTTTTTATGAATCAGGAGAAAGGGTAGTGGATGATACGAAGTATTTTGATTTGTTAAGCTGATCTTTTTAGTGGCATTGGGAAGTTGCTAATTTTAAGTTTTTGTATACTATCAGTTACCTCAATGCAGCACATCTGCCAATACAGCAATGGATTTTATGTTTTTGAATTCTTCTAAGTGTAGTTGGTAGAAGTTTAGGAAAATGTCTAACAGGTGTGATCTGAAATTGTTATTCATCACCAATGGATCTTCCCAGTTGCTTTTTATTAGCTTATCTAGATATTCAACTGTATTGGACTCAATAGGTAGATTTATTCCGGCTTCGTAAAATTGGTTTTTTATTTCCTTTGCACTTTGTGGAGCAAAACCAAGATAAGCCGATAGCTTCATTAGGAACTTTAAATGAAAGTTTTCCACTTCGTTTTCCAGCGTATCAAAAGTTAAAATAGCCTGATATAGGAAGAAAAATAGCTCCTCATTATCTATCGACTCTTTGAGAGTCTTGCTCAAGATTTCATTGATAAAAATACCAATTGTTGTTTTTTTTATCTCAAATGGAATATGCTGAAGTGCATTGGGACATTTGATCTCCGAAATACGGTGGAGGTCTTTTTTTTCATTATGGTAAACAACTAACTCCAGCAATGTGAGTGGCTGAAAAAGAGCAATTTTATTCTTGCCTCTTGCAGAACGCACCCCATTTTCGATATACCCTTGGATGCCAAATTTTTCGGTATAGATTTTTACCACGATCGAGGTTTCTCGATAAGGCACATAACTCAATACGATTCCCTTGGTTTTGTGTAACATGGTACAGCAAAAATAGCAAAATCAGAAACCAATGTGCATTTAAATTGTGCCTATATGTTTGACTTTTACTAAAAACTAAAGCATCTAAAATTGAGGATTTTTGAAATTAATAACGATTCAAAAAAATAATTCGATTTAGTCACTAAGCGTTATAAGGGAAAATTCGACGAATAGCTTTTCTAGGTAAAAGGAACACTATTTTTTCTATTACCCCATTAAAATCTAGATAGCTGAATTTGTCATTATTTTATAAACAATATTCTTTCAGTTTGAATGCCACTTTGGTTTTCAACTTCCAAATAATAGGTACCAATAGGATATGCACTCAAGTCAACATTTTCACTATTGGTTTTTGGTACAATAGTTTTAATGAGT
This portion of the Spirosomataceae bacterium TFI 002 genome encodes:
- a CDS encoding glutamate racemase; this translates as MIGVFDSGIGGLSLLRAIKDRLPKEDYIYYADVKHVPYSYRSSEEIRDLVENACLFLREKGCDVIVLACNTATNVAVEYLREKYDFPIVAIQPAVKIAADLGDNKDRILTCATPVTLSSDRYNKLVKSLNISERLDNLPLPKLVEFAEKGIFEGVEVEAYLKKEIGALNTPEHHFIVLGCTHFTFYEDLIERLFPNLVAIDGNEGTAKRVEFVMAENGLLNSNGTSAITFYESGERVVDDTKYFDLLS
- a CDS encoding valyl-tRNA synthetase; this encodes MEISKTYNPREVEDKWYSYWTDNGFFKATPNPDKEPYSIVIPPPNVTGVLHMGHMLNNTIQDVLIRKARMEGKEACWVPGTDHASIATEAKVVAMLKEKGINKADLSREEYLEYCWEWTEKYGGIILQQLRKLGASCDWDRTRFTMEESLYDAVIDVFIDLYNKEDIYRGYRMVNWDPEAKTTVSDEEVLTKELHQKLVYIKYEGADGDVVIATTRPETIMADAAICVNPEDDRFKHLVGKKVRIPLIDREIEIIADEYVEMEFGTGCLKVTPAHDQNDFRLGEKHKLEVIDILTDDAKLNEKAKILVGEDRFVARKKIVKLLEASGNLVKVEDYTSNVGTSERTGAVIEPKISLQWFLKMDRLSQPALKNVMDDTIQLLPPKFKNTYRHWMENVHDWCISRQLWWGHRIPAFYMEDGTCIVAKTKVEALKIAREKYQLFALSEKDLTQDEDVLDTWFSSWLWPISVFDGFKDPDNADINYFYPTNDLVTAPEILFFWVARMIIAGYEYKGQYPFKNVYLTGIVRDKQGRKMSKSLGNSPDPIELIEKYGADGVRTGMLFSSPAGNDLPFDEKLCEQGRNFSNKIWNAFRLVKGWDVDNTADQPQSADAAIKWFESQLNATIAEVHDHYDKFRISDALLSTYNLIWNDFCSQYLEMVKPAYVDGVSLPIDQKTYDETIKFFEELMTLVHPFTPFISEELWQNLSERAELATICKAEFPKGGDVDKGVLAEFEILFELVSWIRNTRQEKQISPKEALPLQIKTSQLAVYEKIGSLITKLGNISELSFMDELENSGIIIKGDEFALDLGDNLDVEAEKAKLEADLVYTKGFMKSVQGKLSNERFVANAKPEIVEKEREKLADAESKIAAIEIALSKL
- a CDS encoding DNA replication and repair protein RecO, coding for MLHKTKGIVLSYVPYRETSIVVKIYTEKFGIQGYIENGVRSARGKNKIALFQPLTLLELVVYHNEKKDLHRISEIKCPNALQHIPFEIKKTTIGIFINEILSKTLKESIDNEELFFFLYQAILTFDTLENEVENFHLKFLMKLSAYLGFAPQSAKEIKNQFYEAGINLPIESNTVEYLDKLIKSNWEDPLVMNNNFRSHLLDIFLNFYQLHLEEFKNIKSIAVLADVLH